The genomic region CACACCTAATAATTACCCCAGACGGGAGAATAATTAGCCAACAAATTTATCGACCAGCTTGGGGGGGGTTGGCCAAACCCACCCCGTGGTGCCACGGTCCCCTTGGCGGCACCCAGCCTCTTTTCGGGAGGCTCCGGCCTCGTTCTTGTCGCCTGTTTGCAAACCCGCCCTGCGCTATCGCGGGTGGAGATTTTGCATTGctggcacccccccccccaccccgtgtgCCTTCGTTGCCTCCCGAATGGAGCCGGGGCCTGGCCGCACCCCACGGCTGCCCCACGGCTGCCCCACGGCCGCCCCGTCCGCGCTTGTTTGAGCCCCAGCTATGTCAATATCTTGAGCAAACGGGGGCTGGGGTGGCGACGGCGGTGCCAGGAGTGCGATGAGAGCACCCGGGTAATGGCAGCGGGGGGGGTTCAGAGTCCCTGGGGCGGCCGGGGAGAGTGCTGGAGGCAGGAATGGATGGAGCGGCCCCATCGGGATGCTCCCACCCCTGCCgaggtgcccccagccccattgtGATGCTCTCAGCCCCACCGTGACGCCCCCCAGGCTCATTATGGTACCCCCAGCCCCATTATGGTGCTCTCAGCCCCACTGTgatgcccccagccccattatgatgcccccagccccattatggtgcccccagccccgttacggtgcccccagccccgttaCGGTGCCCAGAGCGACGAGGGGGCGTTGGGCAGGCTCGGATCGGACggctcagctccagcccttTTATTACAAACAGACCAACGACGGACAAAACAAAGCCATAATTtaagggggggggaaggggcaCAGCTTTTTGGGCCGCGGGGTCCCTGGCTCAAGGGAGCAGCCCGACCGCCGAGCCCAGCAGACTCGGCTCCGAGGCGAGCACAGTAACGAACATCTGAAATAACGAAGCGGAGGAACCGGCCCCACAGACCTGGGCTCCTGCTGCATGGCTCAATTTGGGGAGAAAACCTCCCCGTTAGGgattttggggggtggggggcgagggggggtTGGCCCCGAGGCTTTTTGAAACGGCCCCGAGCGGCTGCTCGGGCACCGGACACTGGCCAAAAAGTCAGGGTTGGGGGTGTGCAAAACCGGGGCGGCGCGACGCGGGGCGGCCGTCCCTAGGGGGGACACGTCACGTTGGCCCCCTGGAAGTGGGGCCAGAGCGTGAGCACCTCCTCGGGCTGGTAGTGGTGGACCATGACCAGCTTGGAGAACCTGCACTTGTCGTAGGGCAGGCGGTACATGTTGAAGGcgccccaggggctgctggtgaCGCTGAGGCCCAGCGCGTGCAGGCAGACGCCCACAAAGGAGTCCTCCATGTTGAAGAGCGGCAGGGTCTGCGCCACCGCGTACACTTTGGCCGCCAGGTCCCCGGAGAGGACGTAGGCCGGCCCGCCGCAGTAGGGCGGGTAGGTGTCGTTGGGGTAGACCTGGCGGGGCACGTACCACTTGTAGGCCTTGCTGCGCAGCGGCCCCGTGTCGCGGTAGATGTAGCCCGTCATGAAGTCGCGCttggggggcagctggggctgcaggagccgccGCACCAGGTAGGGCAGGTTGAGGAAGATGTCGCGGTCGGCCTTCACCACGTAGGCGGCGTCGGGGCAGTGCCTGCTGACCCACTCCATGCCCATCAGCGTCTTCAGCGTCAGGTTGTGGTAGGTGTCCAGGAAGTCCTGCTGGAGGATGTCGCGGTGCAGCGcgctctcctcctccagcacccgCCGCAGCGGCCGCCCGAACACCGGGTGCACGCCGGTGAGGAAGAGCCGCAGGACGGAGACGCCGGGCACCGAGCTCTCGTTCCCCCACGTCTGCCGGATGGCGTTCCTGCCCGCCGTGTCCGCCGGCTCCgtcaccaccagcagcaccaggaaggGCGCCCGCTCCCGGCACTTGTGGGGCTCGTTGAGGAGGAAGCGGTACGGGTAGGGGtaggggggctgcagcgggtGCCGGGTGGGGGGCAGCTTGGCTGTGGCATTGACCAACGATGACGAAGACACCTGCCATTGGAATGCCGCGGCGTGGATGGCGCTGGGCACATCAGGTCCACCGGGTCCACCAGGCACACCGGGTACACCAAGTACACCGGGTCCACCAGGTACACCGGGTTCACCGGATACGTCGGTGAAGGGCTCCCCAGCGAAGCGCTGCTGCACCCGCACCCCCAGCAGCGCCAGCGAGAGCAGGGCGGGCAGCAGGAGCGCGCGCGGCAGCAGCGGGCACCTCATCGTGGCTGCCGGGGCCCGGGGAGGGGCAGGCGCGGGTCCCGGTGGTGGCGGCGGTGGAGGGGAAGGGTCCTGGGGAAgcggggggggagagagaaacaaCGGCTTGGATGCGACGCCTCGGCCACCACCAGGTTTGCTCTTCATGCACCCAAGGGCTCGCCCCTCGCCCACCCGAAGGCTCGCCCCTCACCCACCCAAAAActcgccccccagccccttgcccctcagcccctcgcccccaagcccctcgccccccagcccttcctgcagagccGGGGGCCCCTCATTcagccccctccccgtcccctcgCCCCGGCCTCCCTGGGGCTTTGTTGGCCGCGGGGCCGAGCGCCGATAAGCGGCACCGGCAGCGATAAGGGAGCGCGGCCACTCGCTCCCGTGGGAGGGGGCCAACACAAGCATGGCGCGGCGAGGGCTGCCGTGGCCCctgccccgtccctgtccccagccccgtgtccccacccCATATCCCCACCCCATATCCCCACCCTATATCCCCAGCCCCATAtccccagctctgtccccagccccgtATCCctatccccatgtccccatccccgcgTCCCCAgccccccgtccccagccccccgtccccagccccacatctcCTTGCCCCATATtgccctccctgtccccatccccaaccccaaccccatgTCCCCCtggctgtccccgtccccatatCCCCAGCCATggccccatccctgtccccagccccataTCTCCTGCCCCCCATCTCCTGCCCCCccatctcctgccccagccccgttCCCGTCCCTGCCCCACCTTTCCCCACCGGGGTCAGGGTCCGCCGGGGCTGTCACcaccggggctgggctggggccggggcgaAGGGCGGGGGTCGGGGGGGTCACAgggaggccgggggggcccAGGGATCaggaatggggctggggggggggtgggtcaCGAGGGGCTcggccctgccctggggctccgaggagcagctcccagccctgcccggtTCGTCCCAGTTCACCTCCAGGGCTTCAGCGCTCAGCCCAGTACCCAGTCCTCCCAGTTCTCCCAGTTCTCCCAGTTCCGCCCCCCCTGGggtgcagctcccagccctgcccattTCACCCCACTTCTGCCCAGTTTCCCCCAAGGGCCGCTCGTGCTGCAGCTTCCGGCCCTGCCCAGTTCACCCCAGTTCACATTGAGGTGCGGCGCTCAGCCCAGTTTGTCTCAGTTCCCCTGGATACAGCACTCAGTCCTTCCCAGTTCATCCCAGTTCCATCTGGATGCTGCTCCCTGCCGTGCCTGACTTCCCCCAGTtctcccagttccctcaggggTGCAGCTCTTGAGCCTTACCAGTCTGTCCCAGTCCTCCCAGTATACCCCAGGTGCAGTTCCCAGTCCACCCCAGTCCTCCCAGTTCACCCCCAGTCCTCCCAGTTCACCCCAGTCCTCCCAGTTCATCCCCAGTCCTCCCAGTTCATCCCCAGTCCTCCCAGTTCACCCCCAGCTACAACTCCCAGTCCTGCCCATTCCATCCCAGTCCATCACAGGtacagctcccagcactgaccagtctgtcccagtgctcccagttcaTCCCACCTACAGCTCCCAGTCCTCCCAGTACTCCCAGTTCATCCCAattgcagctcccagcactccCTGTTCAACCCAGGTGCAGCTCCCAGCGCTCCTAATTCATCCAGGTGAAGCTCCCAGCACTCCCAGTTCATCCCAGTGCAGCTCCCAGTCCttccagtgctcccagttcATCCCAattgcagctcccagcactccCAGTTCATCCCAGGtgcagctcccagtgctcctAATTCATCCAGGTAAAGCTCCCAGCGCTCCCAGTTCATCCCAGTACAGCTCCCAgtcctcccagtgctcccagttcaTCCCAAGCACAGCTCCCAGCGCTCCCAGTTCATCCCagtgcagctcccagcactccCAGTTCATCCCAGGtgcagctcccagtgctcctAATTCATCCAGGTAAAGCTCCCAGCGCTCCCAGTTCATCCCAGTACAGCTCCCAGTCCTCCCAGCGCTCCCAGTTCATCCCAGTGCAGCTCCCAGTGCTTCCAGTTCATCTCAGGtgcagctcccagtgctcctAATTCATCCAGGTGaagctcccagtgctcccagttcaTCCCAGTACAGCTCCCAgtcctcccagtgctcccagttcaTCCCAAGCACAGCTCCCAGCGCTCCCAGTTCATCCCAGtgcagctcccagtgctcccagtgctcccagtgctcaCCTGCAGTCCCGCTGCTGGTGTGGCCGCGGTGCCCGGCGGCACCGACGTGTCCTGGGGGTGACGCAGCCGTGgccacctccccaccccccccactCCACCCCGTGCACAAACTTCCTCGGGCGCCCCGGGGTGACGCatggcggggtggggggggccggaggggcaggggctgcagggggggctGGGATCCGGCTTGGGATCCGCTGGGGATCGAGGctggggggtctggggggggctgagggggggatttggggtctGGGGGAGGTCTGGGGGGCGGGatttggggtctgggggggctggggggggatttggggtctggggggggaTCTGGGGTCTCAGGTGGGGTctgggggggatttggggtctggggggggctgagggggggggatttgggggggatCTGGGTCTCAGGTGGGATCCGCTGGGgattggggctgggggggactAGGGGGGGAtctggggtttggggggggggatctGGGGCATtggggtgggggctgggggggggtcctggggcattggggtgggagctgggggcggGGATTTGGGGTcttggggggctgaggggggaaTCTGAGGTTTGGGGGGGGATCTGGGGTCTCAGGtagggtctggggggggggatttggggtcgGGGAGGGGGGATCTGGGCTGGGATCCAGAGGCTGCGGGGGTGGATCTGAAGTTTGGGATGggatcgggggggggggggctccaggCTCTGgggggctccaggctgggctcgaggctcagggctggggtcctgggggtggacgttggggggggggcaccggctGCTGGGGGGCGTTGGGGACCCTGTCCCGGTGGGACcctatggggggggggggggtctcaccCCCTCCAATCACCCCAAATGGCTccacctgcccccccccgccctaTTTAagccctgtcccctccctgcacccCCCACCCAGTTATTttggggcagagcccccccctcacccccccccagTAAGTGCCCGGCTatggggctgccctgctgcagcccccccgttctgcgggggggggggatcacAGGGTCACAActcccccaccaccaccacccagtTGTGCCCCCCCTGACTCGTGTGGGCCCCCCCCCGACTCATTTGTGATCCTCCGACCCCTTTGTGCCCCCCCAGACCCATTTGTGTCCCCCCCCAAGACTCATTTGTCACCCCCCCCGACCCATTTACACCTCCCCACAGCCATCTGTGCCCCCCCAGACCCATTTATGCCACCCCCAGACCCATTTGTGCCCCCCCGACCATTTATGCCCCCCTGACCCATTTGTATCCCCCCCCAGACCCATTTATGCCCCCCCAGACCCATTTGTGCCCCCCCGACCATTTATGCCCCCCTGACCCATTTGTACCCCCCCCCCAGACACATTTATGCCCCCCCAGACCCGTTTGTTTCCCCCCAGACACATTTGTGTCCCCCCCAGACCCATTTATGCCACCCCCAGACCCATTTATGCCCCCCCGACCCATTTGCGCCCCCCCAAACCCATTTGTGTCGCCCCCAGACCCATTTGTGCCCCCCCAGACCCATTTGTATCCCCCCCGACCCATTTGTGCCCCCCCAAACCCATTTGTATCCCCCCCCGACCCATTTATGCCCCCCCCGACCCATTTGTTTCCCCCCAGACACATTTGTGTCCCCCCCAGACCCATTTATGCCACCCCCAGACCCATTTGTGCCCCCCCGACCATTTATGTCCCCCTGACCCATTTGTATCCCCCCCAGACCCATTTATGCCCCCCCAGACCCATTTGTGCCCCCCCGACCATTTATGCCCCCCTGACCCATTTGTATCCCCCCCAGACACATTTATGCCCCCCCAGACCCATTTGTTTCCCCCCAGACACATTTGTATCCCCCCCAGACCCATTTATGCCACCCCCAGACCCATTTGTGCCCCCCCGACCATTTATGTCCCCCTGACCCATTTGTATCCCCCCCAGACCCATTTATGCCCCCCCGACCCATTTGCGCCCCCCCAAACCCATTTGTGTCGCCCCCAGACCCATTTATGCCCCCCCAGACCCATTTGTTTCCCCCCAGACACATTTGTGTCCACCCCAGACCCATTTGTGTCCCCCCCAGACCCATTTATGCCACCCCCAGACCCATTTGTGCCCCCCCCAACCATTTATGTCCCCCCCCCGACCCATTTGTATCCCGCCCAGGCCCATTTATGCCCCCCCCGACCCATTTGTGTCCCCCCCAAACCCATTAAAAACACGAAGCGGAACACGCTcataatataaaaaaacaaatgcaaaaacgatacaaaacccccaaatccGGAATaaaacggggggggggcgcagcccCCTCAGTCCAGGGTGATGCCGACGGCTGCCAGCGCGTGCAGGGCCCAGGGGGGGCAGCGCTCGGGGCCCCCGTAGCGGGCGCGCACGAAATCCCGCACGAAGTCGGGGAAGCGCTGCCCCACGATGCTCTCCCGCATGGCCCGCATCAGCTCGAGCTGCGGGGGAAaaggttgtgggtttttttttttttttttttggggggtgggggggtaaCGACCCCCCCCGTGTTTTtgcagcccccctccccccctttttttttttttttttttcccccttttttgcCCCAAAACCTGGTAGGCGATGTTGTGCACGGTGAGGTGGTGCAGGGCGGCCGGGTCGCTGCGGAGCAGCGCGTGCAGGTACGCGCGGCTGTGCCTGCGCGGGGCACaacgcggggggggggggggggatcactttgtgcccccccccccaccccccaaaaagatccccaggacccccaaatcccccccgACAACGCACCGGCGGCACGTCGGGCAGCCGCACTGCTCGTCGATGGGGCGGAAATCCTTGGCGAACTGCTTGCTCTTCAGCTGCAGCGAGCCCCAGGGCACCAGGGCCGAGCCGAAACGCtgcgggggcacggggagggggggcacgGTATTAgtgggggggtcccgggggggccCCCCCGACCCTAAAagcctccccccaccccacacctGCTTTGCCCCTTACCGCCGTCCGCGTGGGGAAGACGCAGTCGAACATGTCGCAGCCCAGGGCGACGCAGACCACCAGGTCGGTGGCGTAGCtgcgggggggagcggggctgagcGCGCGCCCCACGGATCCTGCCCCACGGATCCTGCCCCATAGATCCCACCCCACGGATCCTGCCCCACGGATCCTGTCCCACGGATCCTGCCCCACATCTTGCCCCAGAGATCCTGCCCCACGGATCCCGCCCCACGAACCTCGCCCCACGGATCCTGCCCCACGGATCCTGCCCAACACATCCTGCCCCACGGATCCTGCCCCATAGATCCCACCCCACGGATCCTGCCCCACGGATCCTGTCCCACGGATCCTGCCCCACATCTTGCCCCAGAGATCCTGCCCCACGGATCCCGCCCCACGAACCTCGCCCCACGGATCCTGCCCCACGGATCCTGCCCAACACATCCTGCCCCACGGATCCTGCCCCATAGATCCCACCCCACGGATCCTGCCCCACGGATCCTGTCCCACGGATCCTGCCCCACATCTTGCCCCAGAGATCCTGCCCCACGGATCCCGCCCCACGAATCTCGCCCCACGGATCCTGCCCCACGGATCCTGCCCCATGGATCCTGCCCCACGGATCCTGCCCCATATCGTGCCCCACAGATCCTGCCCCACAGATTCTGACCCACATCCTGCCCCATGGATCCTACCCCACGGATCCCATCCCACGAATCCCGCCCCACGGATCCTGCCCCACGGATCCTGCCCCACGGATCCTGCCCCACGGAACCCGCCCCACGGATCCTGCCCCACGGATCCTGCCCCACGGAACCCGCCCCACGGATCCTGCCCCATTTCCTGCCCCACGGAACCCGCCCCACGGATCCTGCCCCATTTCCTGCCCCACAGATCCTGCCCCACGGATTCTGACCCACATCCTGCCCCACGGATCCTGCCCCACGGACCCCATCCCACGAACCCCGCCCCACGGATCCTGCCCCACATCCTGCCCCCACGGACCCCGCCCCAcatcgcccccccccccccacctaCCCCACGCCCATCAGGTAGCGGGGTTTGTCGCGGGGCAGGAGGTCGGTGCTGAGCTTCACCATGCGCCAGAACTGCTCCTTCTCCTCGCCGCCGCTCAGGCCGCCGATGGCGAAGCCGGGGACGTCGCGGCGCGTCATCTCTGggcgggggagcggggggcagaatgtggggcgggggggggggggggggggggcaaaatatggggagagggaggagggaaaatggGGAGCAGAACGTGGGGCGGGGAGGCAGAacggggggagagggaggagggaaaatggGGGGCAGAAcgtggggcgggggggcagaacggggagagagggaggagggaaaatggGGGGCAGAATATGGGGATGGGGTGCAGGAGGAATGGGGGGCAGAATATGGGGCGGGGGGCAGGatgtggggatggggggaggaggggggagggggggcaggatgtggggtggggggcaaaTGGTGAGGGGGGGGCAGATGGGGAACGGGGGGCAGGTGGggaatggggtgggggggagcaggaggaagacgagggggagtgggaggaaggtggggaatgggggggggggaaatggggcacaaggggggggggatgtggggccccggggggggatgtagggcccgggggggggggatgtggggcctgggggggggatgtggggccccggggggggatgtggggcacgggggggggctCGGTCCCCACCTTCCAGGCACCGCCTGCGCAGGGCCGGGTCCAGCCCCCCCTGGATGATGGCGAAGAGGCTCTGCTGCGCCGGGCGCTGGTTGGCGGCGATGCAGCGATCCAGCCAGCGGACGGAcctggggtggggtgggggggggagagggggcaaaattggggggggggggggcagcatcAGGACCTGGGGGAGGTCgtggggggggtcccgggggggggggggggcggattTGGGGTTGGGGGGTAGGGGGGGGGCCACCTGTGCATGGCCTCCTCGACGCGCGGCCCCGTGGTGGTGCTGCTGACCACGTCGTCCAGCTGCATGATGATATCGGCGCCTACGGGGGGTAAGGGGGGGGGTCAGCGTGGTGGGGGGGGCAcaggaacccccccccccccagccccgagggCTCACCCAGCGCGTTCTGGATGTGGATGGAGCGCTCGGGGCTCAGCAGGAGCTCGGCGCCGCCGTAGGGCGAGCGGAAGCGGACGCCGGCCTCGGTCACCTCCGAGAGCGCCGCCAGGGAGACCATCTGGAAGCCGCCGCTGTcctgggggggggcacaaaAAACGGGGGGGGGGCCCCCAAAAAAATAACGCGCGGGGCCCAAAGAAATAATGCacgggggtgggggaggggctgggggtgctgaggggctggggggggaaaTGGGTGGGGGGTTTGTGGGAGGGGGGTtaatggggagggggggtgagttggggggggctgggggtcctgggggggtccccaaatcctgggggggggtccccaagtCCTGGGGGGGGGTaaggggggagctggggggcttATGGGAGGGGGGTtaatggggaggggggggtgagttgggggggctgggggtcctgggggggtccccaaatcctgggggggtccccaaatTCGGGAGGGTCCCTAAATtcgagggggggggggtcccaaagttctgggggggggtcccaaatcccgggggggggtccccaagttctggggggggggtaagtggggagctggggggcttGTGGGAGGAGGTtaatggggggggggtgagttggggggggctggggggggtcccaaatccttgggggtggggggtccCCAAATCCGGGGGGGTCCTCAAATCCTGAGGGGGGGGTTCCCatgtcctggggggggggggggagggtgtcCTGAGCAGGGGATCTGGATCCCgtggggggggtttggggggggttggggggctctgggggggctcgggggggggggggggtcccgccCCCCCCTCACCGTCAGCAGGTTGCGGGCCCAGCCCATGAACCCGTGCAGGCCGCCGGCCCGCTGCACCAGCTCGGGGCCCTGCGGGGAGGAAAGGGTTAAACCGGggcaaagggggggggggcgcgcgcGCGCTCGGGGGAGGGCGTGGTCATGTTGGAGGGGGCGTGGCCCCGCCAATGAGCCTCGGTGGGGGCTCGGGCCGGGGGCCCCTCTGGGGGCGGGGCCTCTCGGGTGGGGGCGGGGTTTCTGGGGGCGGGGCCTCGtccgggggcgggggcggggtCCTAAAAAGCGTCGCTCGGGGGCAGCTGCGGGGCTCgttccctgccccccccccccgccccccggtCCCTTCCCGGTGCCTCCCAGCCCCGTCCCGGAGCTCCCCGGTCGCTCGGGCCCCTTCCCGGAGCCCCCGCTCACTCTCCCCGGTTCCTCCGGACCCCTCCTGGTGCTCCCCGGTCCCGTGCTCCCGGCCTTCCCCCGGGACACCCCCCCCAGTTCCTCCGGGACCCACCCCGGGACCCCTCCCGGTTCATCCCCGTTCCTCCCGGTTCCCCTCCCGGTATCctcgctccccccccccccggttcctCCGGGCCCCTCCCGGTGCTCCCCGGTCCCTTTCCCGTGctcccggcctccccccgggacccccccccccccgattcCTCCCGGTTCCCCCCCCGGGCCCTCTCCCCGGTTCCCTCGCTCCCCTCCCCGGCCTCCCCCGGTTCTCCCCGGGTCCCCTCCGGTTCATCCCGGCTCCTCCCCGGTTCCCCTCCTGGTATCCTCGCTCGCCCCGCTCCTGTTTCCGTGCTTCCGGCCTCCCCCCGGGACCCCCTCTCAGTTCCTCCCGGTTTCCCCCGGGCCTCTTCCCCGAGCCTTCGCTCCCCCCCAgttcctctgctccctccccggTTCCCTCCGGGCCCGCTCCCCCTCCCGGTCTCCCCGGCCTCctcccgggaccccccccccccccggttcctCCGGACCCCTCCCGATGCTCCCCGGTCCCGTTCCCGTActcccggcctccccccgggacccccctcGGTTCCCCCCGGGCCTCCTCCCCGGTTCCCCCCCCGCGTCCCGGCGGCGCTCACGGGCCGCGTCCCGAGGTGGTAGGTGTTGCCCAGGCAGATGCGGCAGCCGAGCGCCGCCAGCTGCGCCGCCGTGATGCCCTTGGCCGTGCCGCGGGTGCCCACGGGCATGAACACCGGGCAGGGCACGGCGCCGtgcggcagcagcagctcgccCGCCCGAGCCCGGCTCCGGCCGCACTCGGCCACCACCcgcagcagcggggccggggccggggccggggccggagccgggcCCTCCGTgggcgccgccattttgtggGGCCGCCCGCCCGTCGCGCCGGAAGTCGCCGTTACCAGGGGCAACGCGGGCGGGCGCCATGTTGGGGCTGAGGggaccccctcccccccccacgGCCCATGGTGGCCCCGGGTAGCTCCTGGTGGCCCACGGTGGCCCCAGGGTCGCCCCCTCGTGCGGTCCCCGTGTCACCGGGGGAGCCCCTTGTGGtccccacggcccccccccccccccagccgttTCTGGTCACCGTGTCTCAGTTTTTGGCccccccgtgcctcagtttcccctcaCGGTGcccccctcagcgcccccctACACCTCTCAGCACCCCCCTGCGTCCACCCAcgcccctcagcacccccagcacccctgaACCCCCCTCAGCACCCCAAACCCTCCCCGCACTCAGCACCCCCTGCACCCTTGaaccccctcagcacccccagcacccctgaACCCCCCTCAGCACCCCAAACCCTCCCCGCACtcctcagcacccccagcacccctgaaccccccccccccccgcacccctcAGCACCCCCTCCCGGAGCTCAGCACCCATCCAGCCCCTGGCACCCCACGGTGTCTGGTGCTCAGCCACGAGCGCCATCCCCCAgcggcaccgggggctgccAGAAATCCCTAATTTTGACCCGAAAAACCAAAAACGTGCCCCAAAATGGGGACCGCCGAGATCTGCCTGGAGCTTGGGGGTGCGGCAGGAGCAGGTTTAATTAAAATCGGGTTAAAACAGAATTAActggggggctggggcagcccccagcaggacGGCGGCAGCGCTGTGACCACCGGCAGCCCTCCCGGGGGTGTAATTAACTCAATTAACTTGATTAATTTGGTCCAGCATTAACGAGCGCGGGTTCTGGGAGAAGCAGAGGCATGGAGCTCCCCCTCCGGTCCCGAGGCATGGGAATCCACCGCTGGAAATGTGGTAACGGCCTCGGTGGCCGCAGTGAGGggtttaattaatttaattaggGGAGGGCCGcggcccgcagcccccctccAGCACGCTGTGGGGGGAAGCTCGCAGCCAGCTCCCGGCTTGGTCACCGCTGCCATCGCTGCTCTGGGGGGCATTTCTGAGCCAAATGGACAGGTCCCAATTAGGGGCTGGGTTCCAATTAGGGTCTGGGTTCTAATTAGGGGCTGGGTCCCAATGAAGGGAATGTCGGATGGTTCACATAACCCACTTCTGCAGGACATGAGCAGGTTCCCCTGGGGCTCAGGGGGATAAAACACCCTGCTTATTGCAACCCCTTGGAGAATTTGGGGTGTCCAATTAGGGGACAGGTCCCAATTAGGGGCTGGGTCCTAATTAGGGGATGGGTCCCAATGAGGGGAATGTCGGTGGGTTCAACTAACCTGCTTCTGCAGGACACGAGTGGGTTCCTTCGGGGCTCAGGGGGGATAATTACACCCTGCTTGCTCCAACCCCTTGCAGAATTTGGGGTGTCCAATTAGGGTCCGGGTCCCAATTAGGAGCCGGGTCCTAATTAGGGCCTGGGTCCCATTCAGGGGAATGTCGGTGGGTTCAACTAACCCG from Cygnus atratus isolate AKBS03 ecotype Queensland, Australia unplaced genomic scaffold, CAtr_DNAZoo_HiC_assembly HiC_scaffold_75, whole genome shotgun sequence harbors:
- the LOC118261444 gene encoding beta-1,3-galactosyltransferase 2-like; the encoded protein is MRCPLLPRALLLPALLSLALLGVRVQQRFAGEPFTDVSGEPGVPGGPGVLGVPGVPGGPGGPDVPSAIHAAAFQWQVSSSSLVNATAKLPPTRHPLQPPYPYPYRFLLNEPHKCRERAPFLVLLVVTEPADTAGRNAIRQTWGNESSVPGVSVLRLFLTGVHPVFGRPLRRVLEEESALHRDILQQDFLDTYHNLTLKTLMGMEWVSRHCPDAAYVVKADRDIFLNLPYLVRRLLQPQLPPKRDFMTGYIYRDTGPLRSKAYKWYVPRQVYPNDTYPPYCGGPAYVLSGDLAAKVYAVAQTLPLFNMEDSFVGVCLHALGLSVTSSPWGAFNMYRLPYDKCRFSKLVMVHHYQPEEVLTLWPHFQGANVTCPP
- the QTRT1 gene encoding queuine tRNA-ribosyltransferase catalytic subunit 1, translated to MAAPTEGPAPAPAPAPAPLLRVVAECGRSRARAGELLLPHGAVPCPVFMPVGTRGTAKGITAAQLAALGCRICLGNTYHLGTRPGPELVQRAGGLHGFMGWARNLLTDSGGFQMVSLAALSEVTEAGVRFRSPYGGAELLLSPERSIHIQNALGADIIMQLDDVVSSTTTGPRVEEAMHRSVRWLDRCIAANQRPAQQSLFAIIQGGLDPALRRRCLEEMTRRDVPGFAIGGLSGGEEKEQFWRMVKLSTDLLPRDKPRYLMGVGYATDLVVCVALGCDMFDCVFPTRTARFGSALVPWGSLQLKSKQFAKDFRPIDEQCGCPTCRRHSRAYLHALLRSDPAALHHLTVHNIAYQLELMRAMRESIVGQRFPDFVRDFVRARYGGPERCPPWALHALAAVGITLD